One Manihot esculenta cultivar AM560-2 chromosome 6, M.esculenta_v8, whole genome shotgun sequence DNA segment encodes these proteins:
- the LOC110617044 gene encoding vignain: protein MAMKRFLLVALSITLVLRIAESFDFNENDLASEESLWDLYERWRSYHTVSRSLNEKHKRFNVFKHNVMHVHNTNKLDKPYKLKLNKFADMTSYEFRSIYASSNVKHHRMFRGLPQGNGSFVYEKVETAPPSIDWRKKGAVTGVKDQGQCGSCWAFSAIAAVEGINQIKTNKLVSLSEQELVDCDTECGGCNGGLMDYAFEFIMQHGGITTEANYPYKAEDEICNVLKENSPAVSIDGYEKVPENNENALLEAVAKQPVSVAIDAGGSDFQFYSEGVFTGSCGTELDHGVAVVGYGTTLSGTKYWIVKNSWGAEWGEKGYIRMQRGISEKEGLCGIAMEASYPIKNSNNPAEVQSSAKDEL, encoded by the exons ATGGCAATGAAGAGGTTTCTACTTGTTGCTCTATCAATTACTTTGGTTCTAAGAATTGCAGAGAGTTTTGATTTCAATGAAAATGATTTGGCATCTGAGGAAAGTTTGTGGGATTTGTACGAGAGATGGAGGAGTTACCACACTGTTTCCAGGAGTCTCAATGAGAAACACAAGCGTTTCAATGTTTTCAAGCACAATGTCATGCATGTTCACAACACTAACAAGCTGGATAAGCCTTATAAACTGAAGCTGAACAAGTTTGCAGACATGACCAGCTATGAATTTAGGAGCATTTATGCTAGCTCAAATGTCAAACATCACAGGATGTTTCGAGGGCTGCCACAGGGAAACGGGAGCTTCGTGTATGAGAAGGTGGAAACCGCCCCTCCCTCCATTGATTGGAGAAAGAAAGGTGCGGTTACAGGCGTTAAGGACCAAGGCCAATGTG GTAGTTGTTGGGCATTTTCAGCCATCGCAGCAGTTGAGGGCATTAATCAAATCAAGACTAATAAGCTAGTGTCTTTGTCCGAGCAAGAGTTGGTGGACTGTGACACTGAGTGCGGAGGATGTAATGGAGGGCTAATGGATTATGCATTTGAGTTCATTATGCAACATGGAGGCATAACAACTGAGGCTAATTACCCTTACAAAGCTGAGGACGAAATTTGTAATGTTTTGAAG GAGAATTCACCAGCAGTTTCTATTGATGGGTATGAGAAGGTTCCTGAAAATAATGAGAATGCGTTACTTGAAG CAGTGGCAAAGCAGCCTGTATCTGTGGCCATAGATGCTGGAGGTTCAGATTTCCAGTTCTACTCGGag GGGGTGTTTACTGGAAGTTGTGGAACAGAGCTGGATCATGGAGTTGCAGTCGTGGGTTATGGAACAACACTTAGTGGAACTAAGTACTGGATTGTGAAGAATTCCTGGGGAGCAGAATGGGGAGAGAAGGGTTACATAAGGATGCAGCGTGGCATCTCAGAGAAAGAGGGACTCTGTGGTATAGCAATGGAGGCTTCTTATCCCATTAAGAACTCAAATAATCCTGCAGAAGTTCAATCTTCTGCCAAGGATGAACTATAA
- the LOC110616803 gene encoding BTB/POZ and TAZ domain-containing protein 1 isoform X2 — protein sequence MQASVSPVLGNIIDRPRKHRSSERIIPILGVPCDAVVALVRFIYSSRCNEDELAKFGIHLLALSHVYLVPHLKQRCARAVGQQLTIENVVDVLQLARLCDAPDLYLKCMKFVSSHFKAVEKTEGWKFMQNHDPYLELEILQFIDEAESRKKRTRRHREEQCLYMELSVAMDCLEHICSEGCTSVGPYDVQPNKKRGPCSKFSTCQGLQHLIKHFLACTNRVNGGCSRCKRMWQLLRLHSSMCEQLDSCKVPLCRQFKLKMQQEKKGDDALWRLLVRKVVSARVMSSLNLPKRKKGATEGLNTVPSD from the exons ATGCAGGCCTCCGTATCGCCAGTATTGGGGAATATCATTGATAGGCCACGCAAGCATCGCAGCTCAGAGAGAATTATCCCCATCCTCGGCGTCCCTTGCGACGCTGTTGTGGCGTTAGTTCGATTCATCTACTCTTCAAG GTGCAATGAAGACGAGTTGGCGAAGTTTGGGATCCATCTACTGGCATTATCCCACGTTTACCTGGTCCCGCATCTGAAACAGAGATGCGCCAGGGCTGTGGGTCAACAGTTAACGATTGAGAATGTGGTAGACGTGCTTCAATTGGCAAGGCTCTGCGATGCACCGGATCTTTACCTCAAATGCATGAAGTTTGTCTCTAGCCATTTCAAGGCTGTAGAGAAGACTGAAGGCTGGAAGTTCATGCAAAATCACGACCCCTATCTGGAGCTCGAGATTCTTCAATTCATTGATGAAGCTGAATCG AGGAAGAAGAGAACGAGGAGGCACAGGGAAGAGCAGTGTCTTTACATGGAGCTGAGTGTGGCGATGGACTGCCTAGAGCACATATGCTCCGAAGGGTGCACAAGCGTTGGGCCGTATGACGTGCAGCCCAACAAGAAGAGAGGCCCATGTAGCAAGTTCTCCACATGTCAAGGTCTCCAGCATCTGATCAAGCACTTCCTCGCGTGTACGAATCGGGTAAATGGAGGGTGCTCCCGTTGCAAGAGGATGTGGCAGCTACTGAGACTTCACTCTTCCATGTGTGAGCAGCTCGATTCTTGCAAAGTTCCTCTGTGCAG gcaattcaaactgaaaatgcAACAAGAGAAGAAGGGCGACGATGCGCTATGGAGGCTACTAGTGAGGAAGGTAGTGTCGGCCAGAGTTATGTCTTCTCTCAACCTGCCCAAGAGGAAAAAAGGAGCAACTGAGGGACTCAATACGGTACCGTCGGATTAG
- the LOC110616803 gene encoding BTB/POZ and TAZ domain-containing protein 1 isoform X1 → MEDSHNATTTAIACDLYGHCQISDQIPREIPKPDVHIITSGGQRIPAHRVILASVSPVLGNIIDRPRKHRSSERIIPILGVPCDAVVALVRFIYSSRCNEDELAKFGIHLLALSHVYLVPHLKQRCARAVGQQLTIENVVDVLQLARLCDAPDLYLKCMKFVSSHFKAVEKTEGWKFMQNHDPYLELEILQFIDEAESRKKRTRRHREEQCLYMELSVAMDCLEHICSEGCTSVGPYDVQPNKKRGPCSKFSTCQGLQHLIKHFLACTNRVNGGCSRCKRMWQLLRLHSSMCEQLDSCKVPLCRQFKLKMQQEKKGDDALWRLLVRKVVSARVMSSLNLPKRKKGATEGLNTVPSD, encoded by the exons ATGGAAGATTCTCACAACGCAACCACCACCGCCATCGCCTGTGATCTCTACGGTCATTGTCAAATCTCCGATCAAATTCCTCGTGAAATACCGAAACCCGACGTCCATATTATCACCTCCGGTGGCCAACGCATTCCGGCTCACCGTGTTATACTG GCCTCCGTATCGCCAGTATTGGGGAATATCATTGATAGGCCACGCAAGCATCGCAGCTCAGAGAGAATTATCCCCATCCTCGGCGTCCCTTGCGACGCTGTTGTGGCGTTAGTTCGATTCATCTACTCTTCAAG GTGCAATGAAGACGAGTTGGCGAAGTTTGGGATCCATCTACTGGCATTATCCCACGTTTACCTGGTCCCGCATCTGAAACAGAGATGCGCCAGGGCTGTGGGTCAACAGTTAACGATTGAGAATGTGGTAGACGTGCTTCAATTGGCAAGGCTCTGCGATGCACCGGATCTTTACCTCAAATGCATGAAGTTTGTCTCTAGCCATTTCAAGGCTGTAGAGAAGACTGAAGGCTGGAAGTTCATGCAAAATCACGACCCCTATCTGGAGCTCGAGATTCTTCAATTCATTGATGAAGCTGAATCG AGGAAGAAGAGAACGAGGAGGCACAGGGAAGAGCAGTGTCTTTACATGGAGCTGAGTGTGGCGATGGACTGCCTAGAGCACATATGCTCCGAAGGGTGCACAAGCGTTGGGCCGTATGACGTGCAGCCCAACAAGAAGAGAGGCCCATGTAGCAAGTTCTCCACATGTCAAGGTCTCCAGCATCTGATCAAGCACTTCCTCGCGTGTACGAATCGGGTAAATGGAGGGTGCTCCCGTTGCAAGAGGATGTGGCAGCTACTGAGACTTCACTCTTCCATGTGTGAGCAGCTCGATTCTTGCAAAGTTCCTCTGTGCAG gcaattcaaactgaaaatgcAACAAGAGAAGAAGGGCGACGATGCGCTATGGAGGCTACTAGTGAGGAAGGTAGTGTCGGCCAGAGTTATGTCTTCTCTCAACCTGCCCAAGAGGAAAAAAGGAGCAACTGAGGGACTCAATACGGTACCGTCGGATTAG